The sequence AGAAACCAGAGTTCTGGTATTCGCCAAAGGTGACAAGGAAACTGAGGCAAGAGAAGCCGGCGCTGATTTTGTTGGTGGTGACGATCTGGTTGAAAAGATCAAGGAAGGTTGGCTTGAGTTTGATAAAACTGTTGCTACTCCAGATATGATGGGAACAGTAGGTAAGATTGGACGAGTTCTTGGACCTAGAAATCTTATGCCAAATGCAAAACTTGGAACCGTCACTTTTGATCTTGCCAAAGTTATTCAGGATATTAAAAGTGGTAAGGTTGATTTCCGCGTTGATAAAACTGGTATTGTTCATGCTGGTATTGGAAAATGTTCTTTTGGTGAGGAAAAACTGTGTGATAATCTGAAAACTTTTGTAGAAAAAGTTATTCAATTAAAACCATCTTCAGCAAAAGGAGTTTATTTACGCTCTGTAACCCTAAGTTCAACTATGGGACCAGGTATTAAACTTGATACCATCGCTTTAACTGCTGCAGTAAAGTAGGATTGCGATTTTATATAAGGGTATTTTGAGGATTTTTTTTTAAGAAGTCTAAAAAAGTACTCACCCCCTCCCAATGTGGCGGGAAATAAATACCGGAATGTTTTTTATTTACCGGTATCAGAAGTAATTGTAGTACAAATAGGTCGAAGACAGCAGGTTCCGCGAGGTTTAATCACAGTATGTGTCCTGCCGAGGCATTGATAGATATATTTTAGTTAGACATTTATATATCGTATCCGCTGTTTAGGGCCTTAGAATTGTTTTCGTTTGTATTTCCGATGACAATTTCGTAGAGGCACTACTCTTGATGACTTTTGTCTCCAAGCGTAGACTCTAAAACATTTTATTCTTATTTCCGAATAAAGTAAAAGAGTAATCTTAACCGATTAAGGAGGAGTACTTTGAACCGTGACGATAAAACAGCAATAGTCTCCGCGTTGAATGATTCATTCAGCCGTGCCAAGTTTACTGTGGTTACCGATTATTGTGGTTTAACGGTTTCTGAGTTACAGGAGCTTCGCATTCAATTGCGTGGCTGCGATTCAGAGATTCGAATTGCAAAGAATACTCTTCTGAAAAGGGCAGCAGCGGATACAGCCTGTGACGTTCTCAGCGAGGATTTCACAGGAACCACAGCCATAGTTATGGGCTATGATGATCCGGTTGCACCAGCAAAGGCAATAGTTAAATTTGTAAAAGATCATAGTAAAATGCAAATTCGTGCCGCTGCTCTTGATGGAGAGAAAATTTCTGCAGATGATATGGTCGCTCTGTCCAAACTTCCTTCCAAGGAAGCAATGCTTGGACAGTTTCTTTCAGTTCTTAATGGCGTTCCAACTGGACTTGTTCAGGTACTTTCAGCAGTTCCACGAACATTTCTGTACGGTCTGCAGGCAATTAAAGAACAGAAAGAACAGGCATAATCCTGTTGATATCAGAGAATGGTTACCGGTAACGTAAATCATTACTTAAAAAGATTAAAATTAGAGGTATTTAATAATGGCTGTAACAAAAGAAGATGTAATTGATTTTTTATCTAATATGTCCGTTCTTGAGCTTTCCGTGCTCATAAAGGATCTCGAAGAAAAATTTGGCGTTTCTGCAGCCGCTCCTGCTGCAGTAGCTGCCGCTGGCCCTGCCGCAGAAGCCGGTGAAGCTGCTGCAGAACAGACTGAATTTGATGTAATCCTTGCCTCCGTTGGTGATGCAAAAATTAAGGTCATCAAAGAAGTGCGTGCTATTACCTCTCTTGGTCTGAAAGAAGCCAAGGAGCTTGTTGAAGGTGCTCCTGCTCCTGTAAAAGAAGGTGTTACCAAAGAAGAGGCAGCAGACATTAAAGCACAACTTGAAGGAGTTGGTGCTACCATAGAAGTTAAGTAATACACGCTTCATATGGTTGTCGGTTACTTTATCGACTTATCTTGTTGTATACGATACGCTACGGGCTCAGGCCGTGTAGCGTATCGTAGTTTTTATGAAGCAGTATAGTGATGGGTTTAAAACGTCGTAATATCAAGCTGATAATATTCTGGTCAAGGGCTTATTACTAGAACCAGATTCTACATACACGTGTATTGCTATGAAAATAAACGCTAAAAAAGACTGTTTTGTTCGAACAAACATCTGTACTGTTTATCATTCTAGTATCTGGTTAATCCCTCCGTACCCGCAGTATCATACCTTTTAAATTTCCTGACTTAACAGGTGAACCTGTAAAGTCGTTTGATCCAATATTCATGACCACATGTCTGTTTTGGGTATCAATTTTCTGTTAAAGGCATCTCGAGGTAAATTATGGAAAGAGTAAGAAAAAACTTTGCCAAATCTCCATCAATCATGGAACCTCCGCATCTCATCTCCATGCAGCGGATTTCATATGAAAAATTTTTACAGATTGATGTGGAGCCAAACGAACGAGAGGATTCTGGTTTGCAGGCTATTTTTAAAAATGTCTTTCCTATCAATGATTTTAACGGACATTGTTCTCTTGAATTTGTGAATTATTCGTTTGGTGAACCAAAGTATACAATTAACGAATGTCAGCAACGAGGTATGACTTATGATATCCCTGTGAAAATCACAGTACGCTTGATTACTTTTGACGTTGATGAAGAAACGGAAGTGCAGACCATTCGGGATATCAAAGAGCAGCAGGTTTTTCTTGGTGCCCTGCCACTTATGACAGGTGATGGTGTTTTTGTGATCAACGGTACTGAACGTGCCATAGTGTCACAGTTACAGAGATCACCAGGACTCTTTTTTACCCATGACAATGGAAAAAAACACTCCAGTGGTAAGTTACTGTATTCTGCTCGCATTATTCCAGTACGTGGTTCCTGGATTGATCTGGAATATGACATCAAAGATATTCTCCATGTGCGTATTGACCGGCGTCGTAAATTTCCTGTAACAACTCTTTTAAAGGCGTTGGATTATGAGAATGAAGTTGGAGAGGAACCACAGTACAGTTCCGAAAAGCTACTTCGTAAGTTTTATCCGACCTTAAAGGTAAAAAGGGAAAAAGACTCATACTATATCGAATTCAACCCTGAAACCGTCCAGGGGCAAAGGCTCGAGTTTGACCTTGTAGATCCCCAAACTGGCGACATTTTAGGAAAAGAAGGCAAAAAACTCGGTAAAGCATTATGCAAACGCCTGGTTAAAGCCAATGTCGAATTTTTACGAATTTCTGAAGAAAATCTCATCGGAAAATTTCTCGTTACCGACTTTGTGAAACCTGAAACCGGTGAACTTCTTGCTGCCTGTAATTCGGAAATTACTGAATCTACGCTTGAACTATTTGCTGAAGCAGGAATCGATGAGTTTGAAATTCTTTATATAGACGGAATTACCTATTCATATGCTTTCAGGAAGACTCTTGCACTCGACAAAGTTGAAAATAGTGACGAAGCTATACTCGAGATATACAGAAGACTTCGTCCTTCAAGTCCTCCAACAATTGAAGTTGCTCAGACTTTTTTCAACAATCTTTTTTTCAACAAAGATCTTTATGATCTATCTGAAGTCGGACGGTATAAAATAAATGCCCGCCTTGGTCTTGATACGGATATTGATCATCGAGCACTTACCAAGGAAGACATCATTGAATCTGTTCTCTTCCTTGTCCGACTGAAAGACAGTCAGGGCGATGTTGATGACATTGATCATCTTGGAAATCGTAGGGTCCGAACGGTTGGTGAACTTGTAGAGAACCAATATCGAATGGGCCTTATCCGAATGGAACGTGCCATCAAGGAACGTATGACTCTACAGGAAATAGAGACCATGATGCCCCATGATCTCGTCAATCCTAAGCCTATTTCTGCAGCAATTAAGGAATTTTTTGGTACATCACAGTTGTCACAGTTTATGGACCAGACGAACCCCTTATCCGAGGTGACCCATAAGCGACGTTTATCTGCATTAGGACCCGGAGGTCTGTCACGTGAACGTGCAGGATTTGAAGTGCGTGACGTTCATCCAACCCATTATGGTCGTATTTGCCCTGTTGAAACACCGGAGGGACCAAACATCGGTCTGATTGTTTCACTTGCTACCTACGCTCGGGTGAATCCATATGGATTTATTGAGACTCCATACAGAAAAGTTGAAAACTGTATAGTACTTGATGATATTAAATATTTAAGTGCGTTGCAGGAACAGAAACAGCTAATCGCTCCTGCAGCGATACAACTCGATAAAAACAATAAAATTATCGAGGAACGGTTGATTGTTCGTGAAGAAGGTGAAGTTATTACAGTCAACGCTGACTTTGTTACCTATATGGATATTGCACCCAATCAGTTAGTCAGTGTTGCCGCATCACTCATTCCATTTCTTGAGAATGATGATGCTAACCGTGCACTTATGGGGTCGAACATGCAACGCCAGGCAGTACCGCTTATGGTAACTGCTGCACCTCTTGTTGGAACTGGCATGGAACGTTATGTTGCCAGAGATTCCGGGGCTTGTCTGCTTGCGGGTGCTGAGGGTGTGGTTGAAGAAATTGACTCTAATCGAATTGTTATCCGTTACGATAAGCATGGAATTGACGGTTTTGATACCGGAGTAGGTGTCTATCGTCTTTCTAAATACAAAAAATCGAATCAAAATACTTGTTTTACTCAGAATCCGTTGGTGCTTCCAGGGCGTCGAGTTAAAAAAGGAACAGTTCTCGCCGATGGACCATCATGTGAACAGGGTGAGCTTGCACTTGGAAAAAATGTAACCATTGCCTTTATGCCATGGCGTGGATTTAATTTTGAGGATTCCATACTTGTCAATGAACGGCTCCTGAAAGAAGACACCTTTACTTCTGTGCACATCGAAGTTTTCGAGACAATGGCACGGGATACCAAGTTGGGTAAAGAAGAGATCACCCGTGATATTCCCAACGTTAGTGAGGAAACACTTCGTAATCTTGACGATTCCGGCATTGTCCGCATTGGTGCTGATGTCAGGGCAGGAGATACTCTGGTTGGAAAGGTTACCCCGAAGGGTGAATCGATGCTCTCTCCTGAGGAAAAGCTTTTGCGGGCCATATTTGGTGAAAAGGCTCAGGATGTGAAAGATTCATCTCTCCGTGTACCACCTGGAGTTGAGGGCGTCGTAATTGATGCAAAAGTATTTTCGAGAAAAGGCGTTGATAAAGATGAGCGATCCCTTATGATCGAAGATCTAGAGATAGAACGCCTCAATAAAGATAAACTTGATGAACTTGCCAGTTTGAAAAAAGGTGTATGCCGTGAGCTTGGCGAAATCATGGATGGACGAACCGTTAAACAGGATGTCTGTGCTAAAGATGGTACCGTAATAATTAAACTTGGAAAGAAAATGGAAGCTGCACTGGCGACGCAGATCGGGTTTGCCCAGCTTGCAAAAATTGATTTTTCTGAAAAGTCAAAATTTGAGGCTGAAATTGAGGCGGCTTACGAGCGATATAATAAACAAAAATCATTAATCGCTGAACGCTATGACGGTATCATTGGACGTATGAAAAAGGGAGATGATCTGCCTCCTGGTGTTGTCAAGATGGTTAAGGTCTATGTCGCCACCAAACGGAAGCTTTCAGTTGGTGATAAAATGGCCGGACGTCATGGAAATAAAGGTGTCGTATCAAGACTTCTTCCAGAAGAAGATATGCCTTTCTTTGCAGATGGAACCACCGTTGATATCGTTTTGAATCCACTGGGTGTGCCGTCTCGTATGAATGTTGGGCAGGTACTGGAAGTTCATTTAGGTTTTGCTGCTAAAAGGATCGGTAAACAGCTTTCCGATCTCGCTCAAGCTGAAGAACTCGACGCTATCAAAACCAAGATGAAGGCCGTTTATTCTAAAGAAGAATATAAGGCAATCACTGATGGTATGACCGATGCTGAGCTCTTTGACTGGTGTCGTAAACATTATCGTGGTATCCACGTTGCTACTCCGGTCTTTGATGGTGCTCCTGAAGAACAGATTCGAAAACTGCTTGTTGAAGCAGGTGTGGATGAAGTTGGACAGAGTCAACTGTACGATGGGCTTACCGGTGATCCATTTGACAATCTGGTGACAGTTGGTGTCATGTATATGCTGAAACTGCATCATCTTGTTGACAATAAAATTCATGCTCGTTCCACCGGACCTTACTCTCTTGTTACCCAGCAACCTTTGGGTGGTAAGGCACAGTTTGGTGGGCAGCGACTTGGTGAGATGGAGGTATGGGCAATGGAGGCATACGGTGCCGCCTATACCTTGAAAGAATTTTTAACGGCCAAGTCTGATGATGTTGAAGGACGTACAACCATGTACGAACGTATTGTCAAGGGTAACAATTTCCTTACAACAGGCCTTCCTGAATCTTTCCATGTGCTTGTGAAAGAACTTCAGGGACTCTGTTTAGATATGGAACTTCTTGAATAATAGGAAATCTGTTGTGTGTTGTACGTTGTGTCACCAGGTGTCGCGGCAAATTGTGGTTTCTCTATTTTCTCGTTTTTTAACCCTACAATGAGGGGGATGTACTTTCGTGGAAGAGCTATTTAATTTTTTTCAAAAACCGAAAGGTCCAGTATCGTTTAATAAAGTTCAGATATCTATCGCTTCACCTGAAAAGATCATGGACTGGTCACATGGTGAGGTAAAGAAACCTGAAACTATTAATTACCGAACATTCAAGCCGGAAAGAGACGGCCTTTTCTGCGCTAAAATATTTGGCCCAGTAAAGGATTTCGAGTGTAACTGCGGTAAATATAAGCGGATGAAGCACCGTGGTGTTGTTTGCGAAAAATGTGGAGTTGAGGTCATCCAGTCAAAGGTTCGCCGAGAACGTCTTGGTCATATCAAACTGGCCGCTCCCGTCGCCCACATCTGGTTTTTGAAAAGTCTGCCGTCAAAAATTGGTGCAGTCCTGGATCTCACTCTGAAACAGTTGGAAAAAGTACTCTACTTTGAGCAGTATGCCGTAATTCATTCTGATACCGATGCGGTACCAACTGGCACACTACTCACAGAAGAACAGTATCGACAGATGCGTGAAGAGCATCCTGGGCAGTTCGAGGTAGGTATCGGTGCTGAGGCTATCCATGAGTTACTTGCAGCACAGGATTTAGTTGAACTTTCCAAGACACTTCGTGAGGAGATGGCAACCACCAATTCCAAGACGAAACGTCTTAAATATGGAAAACGTCTCTATGTTATAGAAGCTTTTCGTGATTCCGGAAATCGGCCTGAGTGGATGGTGCTAAAGGTTATTCCGGTGCTTCCTCCTGATCTTCGTCCGCTGGTTCCCCTTGAGGGAGGTCGTTTCGCAACATCTGATCTTAATGATTTGTATCGTCGTGTTATCAACCGTAACAATCGTTTGAAACGTCTCCTTGAACTCGATGCTCCTGATATTATTATTCGTAATGAAAAAAGAATGCTTCAGGAAGCTGTGGATGTCCTGTTTGATAATGGACGTCGTGGTCGTGTCATAACCGGTGCCAATAAGCGCCCCCTGAAATCTCTTTCTGATATGCTAAAAGGAAAGCAGGGACGTTTTCGTCAGAATCTTCTCGGTAAGCGTGTCGACTATTCCGGTCGTTCAGTTATTGTTGTGGGACCACATCTTCGTCTTCATCAGTGTGGTATTCCAAAGAAGATGGCACTTGAGCTTTTTAAACCTTTTATCTACAACAAACTTGAAAATCAGGGGCTTGTTACCACCATTAAGAGTGCCCGCAAGATGGTAGAAAAGGGTGCTAAAGAGGTATGGGATGTTCTCGATGAGGTGGTGACAGAACGCTCAGTCATCTTAAATCGCGCTCCAACACTTCATAGACTGGGAATGCAGGCTTTTGAGGCAGTGCTGATTGAGGGGAAGGCTATTCAGCTCCATCCCCTTGTGTGTGCAGCATTTAATGCAGATTTCGATGGTGACCAGATGGCAGTTCATGTGCCACTTTCCGTTGAAGCTCAGGTTGAGGCCCGGGTTCTGATGATGTCCACTAATAACATCCTCTCACCCGCTAATGGTGAGCCTATCATTATCCCATCACAGGATATTGTACTTGGGCTTTATTACATGACTCGTGAGCGTATTAACGCCAAGGGTGAAGGAAAGATTTTTTCAAGTCCTGCTGAAGCCAAAATTGCCTACGATTATGACGCTGTACATCTTCAAGCAATAATTAAGGTACGACTCGATGGGGTTTTGGTTGAAACGACTATGGGAAGAATTCTCCTCGGGTATCTTCTTCCGGATGCAGTTCCATTCAGTGAAGTAAATAAGGTGATGAGTAAAAAGGCCTTGGCTCGGCTCATTGATTTCACTTATAGACACGCAGGAACCAAGGATACTGTAATTCTAGCCGATCGTCTGAAAGATATTGGTTATGAGTATGCTACGCGTGCCGGAATTTCCATCTGTATCGCTGATATGCAAATTCCAGAGAGCAAAAAAACCCTTGTCGAAAAAGCTGAAAAAGGAGTTATTGATGTAAGTCAGCAATATTCTGATGGTCTTATCACATCCGGTGAGAAGTATAATAAGGTTGTTGATATCTGGTCCAAGGTGACGGAGGATGTTGCCAATGAAATGATGGATGGAATCAAGGTAGATACATTTAAAGATAAAGATAATAACGATGTCGTTGCTCCGAGTTTTAACTCCATCTATCTCATGGCAGATTCCGGTGCCAGGGGCTCGCGTGATCAGATTCGTCAGCTGGCCGGAATGCGTGGTTTGATGGCTAAACCATCTGGAGCAATTATAGAGACACCCATTAAGGCATGTTTTCGTGAAGGACTTGGTGTACTTGAATACTTTATTTCAACACATGGAGCTCGTAAGGGACTTGCTGATACTGCACTTAAGACAGCCAACTCTGGGTATCTTACCCGTCGTTTGGTTGATGTTGCCCAAGATTCAACCATTGTTATGGCTGATTGTGAAACACTTGATGGGATTGTTGCAGAACCACTTCTTGATGGTGGTGAGATCATCGTCCCTCTTGGTGATCGAATCTTGGGACGTGTAGCTCAGGAAGATGTCGTCGATCCATTTGACGAAGAGAAAATCATCGTTGAGGCAGGTAAGGAAATCACGGAGTCTCTCGTTAAAGAGATCGATAAAGCTGGTATAGATAAAGTTAGAATTCGCTCTGTTTTAACCTGCCGAGCCCGTCGTGGCGTATGCGCCCAATGCTATGGTCGAGACCTCGGTCGTGGACATATGGTAAACCGTGGTGAGGCTGTTGGTATTATCGCTGCTCAATCTATTGGTGAACCTGGAACCCAGTTGACTATGCGTACTTTCCATATTGGTGGTACTGCAAGTCGTTCGGTTGAGCAGGCTGAAATTAAGAGTCAGCGTACTGGTAAAATAGCATTTAATAACCTTCACTCCGTTGAGAACTCAGAGGGTATTAAAATTGTTATGAATCGAAACGCTGAGATCGCAGTACTTGATGAGCAGGGTCGTGAACGTGAACGCCATAAGGTCAATTATGGTGCTCAGATCCTCGTCAAAGAAGGGGCTGAAGTTGAGCCTGCAACTATTCTTGCAGAGTGGGACGCCTATACCATTCCTATTGTTTCAGAGGTTGGCGGTATTATAAAATTTGGCGATATTATAGAAGGCTCGACCATGCAGGAGAAGGTTGATAGCGTTACTGGTAAGTCGAGTAAAGTTATTGTCCCAACTCCATCTGGTCTCGCTCTTTCTCCACGTATTTCGATTAAGGGAGAAAAAGGTAATAAAACCATAAAATTACCAGATTCAGAGTCCTTTGCCAGGTACTCTTTGCCGGTTGGGTCGATTATTTCACTTGAAGAGGGGGATAATATTACAGCAGGTACTGTTATTGGAAGGATCCCACGTGAAAGTAGTAAAACAAAAGATATCACTGGTGGTCTTCCTCGTGTTGCTGAGCTTTTTGAAGTGCGTAAACCGAAAGAACCTGCAATTATCACTGAGATTGATGGTCGCATCAGTTTTGGTAAAGAACTCAAAGGGAAACTTCGCGTTGTGGTTACTCCAGAATATGGAGAACCTCAGGAGTATCTTGTTCCCAAGGTTAAGCATATTATCGTCCATGAGGGGGATTATGTTCAAGCTGGTGAACCTTTGATGGAAGGGACCATTGTACCAAACGATATCCTCAAAGTTCTTGGTGTAAAAGAACTTGCTAAGTTTCTAGTGAATGAGGTACAGGAGGTGTATCGTCTCCAGGGTGTAAAGATTAATGACAAGCATATAGAAGTCATTGTTCGTCAGATGCTTAGAAGGGTACAGATAACCCATGCTGGTGATTCAAAGTTTATGATTGGTGAACAGGTCGTCTGGTGGGATTTTGAAGATGAGCGTGATCGCCTTTTTGCTGAAGGGAAACAACCAGGTATGGCAGAACCACTTCTTCTAGGTGTTACCAAGGCTTCATTGTCCACTGAAAGTTTTATTTCTGCTGCATCTTTTCAGGAGACCACAAAGGTTCTCACCAATGCCGCAATGCAGGGTAAAATAGATGAGTTGGTTGGCCTTAAGGAAAATGTAATCATGGGTCGGTTGATTTCTGCTGGTACGGGGCTTGGTAAAAGCTTTTAATTAAAGAGAGGGGAGTGATCAATGCCTGATTGGCCCCCTCTTCGAAGGATGTATTTGATAAAAATAAATCTCTTTCTGCTTGACACTGTTTGACGGATAGAGTATTTATTGTCCCTTTCGTGCTCGGCAAACTTACTAGTAGCCTTGTGTGATGAATAATTAACGACATTCCAATATATGTGAACAGGAGCAGTAAAGATAATGCCAACAATTAATCAGCTCATTCGGCAGGGCAGAAAAAAACAGGTAAAAAAGAGCCTTACTCCGGCACTAAAAGGTGCGCCTCAAAAACGTGGAGTGTGTGTGCGTGTATATACTACAACTCCAAAGAAGCCCAACTCGGCTCTACGTAAAGTGGCAAGGGTTCGGTTGACAAACGGAATTGAGGTCACTTCTTATATTCCTGGTATTGGCCATAATCTACAGGAGCATTCTGTTGTTCTGATTCGTGGGGGCCGTGTGAAGGATCTTCCTGGTGTTCGTTATCATGTTATTCGTGGTACTCTCGATACTCTGGGTGTCTCTGACAGACGCAAGGGTCGTTCCAAATATGGCGCGAAGCGTCCGAAATAAGCTGAACCTGGATAGTGATAGAGGAAAACAATGCCACGTAGAAAAATAGTAGAAAAAAGAAAAGTCAGTCCTGATCCACGTTTTAATTCCGTTTTGGTTTCAAAATTCACCAACGGTATAATGGAGCAGGGAAAAAAATCCATTGCCATGCGAATATTCTATGATGCGATGGATATAGTAGAATCTAAAGTACCTGATGAAGATCCTCTTACCATATTTGAAGAGGCAATGGATAAGGTGCGGCCAAAGGTTGAGGTGAAGTCTCGACGCGTTGGTGGTGCGACCTATCAGGTTCCGATGGAAGTTCGTCAGGTTCGCCGTAATGCGCTGGCTATTCGCTGGATCATTGGTTTCGCAAAGGCAAGATCAGGAAAGTCTATGTCTGATAAGCTTGCAGCTGAATTGCTTGATGCCTATAATGATCGAGGCGCTGCGGTGAAGAAACGTGACGATACTCATCGTATGGCCGAGGCTAACAAAGCTTTTGCTCACTATCGCTGGTAGGTAGTGCGTTACAATTTTAATCTGTTTTGTTGTGTTAGCTGATGGCTGATAAAGAAAGTCTTTCCGATGTGCGCAATATTGGTATAATGGCCCATATTGACGCTGGGAAAACTACAACAACTGAACGGATATTGTATTACACAGGCCGATCTTATAAGATTGGTGAGGTTCATGATGGTGCTGCCGTCATGGACTGGATGGAACAGGAACAGGAGCGGGGGATTACAATTACCTCTGCCGCTACAAGCTGTGCCTGGAAATCCAAAAGGATTAATATCATTGATACGCCTGGTCATGTCGATTTTACCGTTGAGGTGGAACGATCCCTGCGTGTGCTCGATGGCGCTGTGGCAGTTTTTTGTGCCGTAGGTGGTGTTGAGCCACAGTCCGAAACGGTTTGGCGACAGGCTGAAAGATACGGGATACCTCGAATAGCGTTCATCAATAAGATGGATCGGGTCGGGGCTGATTTTGATCGGGTTGTTGCAATGATGGAGAAACGACTGGGGGCAAATCCGGTTGTTCTTCAGATTCCTGTCGGAAAAGAGTCAGAGTTTGAGGGTGTTGTAGATATCATTGAAGGAAAAATGTATGCCTTTGATGAAGAGACACTTGGACAGGAAATCATAGAAAAAGATATTCCGGAAGATTACCGGAACAGATTCACGGCCGCATATATGGTACTCATCGAGAAGTTGGCCGACTTCGATGATGGGATCATGGAAAAATTCCTTGATGATACACCTGTATCTGCGACTGAAATTTATCGTGCCCTGCGTACTGCAACATTGAATTTGGACCTTGTGCCTGTTCTCTGTGGAAGTGCTTTTAAAAACAAAGGCATACAGCCTTTGCTGGACTCCATTGTTCAATACTTGCCATCACCACTGGATGTACCTCCGATGGTAGGTGAAGGGAAGAAG comes from Desulfocapsa sulfexigens DSM 10523 and encodes:
- the rplA gene encoding 50S ribosomal protein L1; amino-acid sequence: MPKHGKNYRNKVENLDSSTHYTLEDAVKNVLSSTFAKFDETVDIAMKLGVDPRHADQMVRSSVVLPHGTGKETRVLVFAKGDKETEAREAGADFVGGDDLVEKIKEGWLEFDKTVATPDMMGTVGKIGRVLGPRNLMPNAKLGTVTFDLAKVIQDIKSGKVDFRVDKTGIVHAGIGKCSFGEEKLCDNLKTFVEKVIQLKPSSAKGVYLRSVTLSSTMGPGIKLDTIALTAAVK
- the rplJ gene encoding 50S ribosomal protein L10; translation: MNRDDKTAIVSALNDSFSRAKFTVVTDYCGLTVSELQELRIQLRGCDSEIRIAKNTLLKRAAADTACDVLSEDFTGTTAIVMGYDDPVAPAKAIVKFVKDHSKMQIRAAALDGEKISADDMVALSKLPSKEAMLGQFLSVLNGVPTGLVQVLSAVPRTFLYGLQAIKEQKEQA
- the rplL gene encoding 50S ribosomal protein L7/L12 → MAVTKEDVIDFLSNMSVLELSVLIKDLEEKFGVSAAAPAAVAAAGPAAEAGEAAAEQTEFDVILASVGDAKIKVIKEVRAITSLGLKEAKELVEGAPAPVKEGVTKEEAADIKAQLEGVGATIEVK
- the rpoB gene encoding DNA-directed RNA polymerase subunit beta codes for the protein MERVRKNFAKSPSIMEPPHLISMQRISYEKFLQIDVEPNEREDSGLQAIFKNVFPINDFNGHCSLEFVNYSFGEPKYTINECQQRGMTYDIPVKITVRLITFDVDEETEVQTIRDIKEQQVFLGALPLMTGDGVFVINGTERAIVSQLQRSPGLFFTHDNGKKHSSGKLLYSARIIPVRGSWIDLEYDIKDILHVRIDRRRKFPVTTLLKALDYENEVGEEPQYSSEKLLRKFYPTLKVKREKDSYYIEFNPETVQGQRLEFDLVDPQTGDILGKEGKKLGKALCKRLVKANVEFLRISEENLIGKFLVTDFVKPETGELLAACNSEITESTLELFAEAGIDEFEILYIDGITYSYAFRKTLALDKVENSDEAILEIYRRLRPSSPPTIEVAQTFFNNLFFNKDLYDLSEVGRYKINARLGLDTDIDHRALTKEDIIESVLFLVRLKDSQGDVDDIDHLGNRRVRTVGELVENQYRMGLIRMERAIKERMTLQEIETMMPHDLVNPKPISAAIKEFFGTSQLSQFMDQTNPLSEVTHKRRLSALGPGGLSRERAGFEVRDVHPTHYGRICPVETPEGPNIGLIVSLATYARVNPYGFIETPYRKVENCIVLDDIKYLSALQEQKQLIAPAAIQLDKNNKIIEERLIVREEGEVITVNADFVTYMDIAPNQLVSVAASLIPFLENDDANRALMGSNMQRQAVPLMVTAAPLVGTGMERYVARDSGACLLAGAEGVVEEIDSNRIVIRYDKHGIDGFDTGVGVYRLSKYKKSNQNTCFTQNPLVLPGRRVKKGTVLADGPSCEQGELALGKNVTIAFMPWRGFNFEDSILVNERLLKEDTFTSVHIEVFETMARDTKLGKEEITRDIPNVSEETLRNLDDSGIVRIGADVRAGDTLVGKVTPKGESMLSPEEKLLRAIFGEKAQDVKDSSLRVPPGVEGVVIDAKVFSRKGVDKDERSLMIEDLEIERLNKDKLDELASLKKGVCRELGEIMDGRTVKQDVCAKDGTVIIKLGKKMEAALATQIGFAQLAKIDFSEKSKFEAEIEAAYERYNKQKSLIAERYDGIIGRMKKGDDLPPGVVKMVKVYVATKRKLSVGDKMAGRHGNKGVVSRLLPEEDMPFFADGTTVDIVLNPLGVPSRMNVGQVLEVHLGFAAKRIGKQLSDLAQAEELDAIKTKMKAVYSKEEYKAITDGMTDAELFDWCRKHYRGIHVATPVFDGAPEEQIRKLLVEAGVDEVGQSQLYDGLTGDPFDNLVTVGVMYMLKLHHLVDNKIHARSTGPYSLVTQQPLGGKAQFGGQRLGEMEVWAMEAYGAAYTLKEFLTAKSDDVEGRTTMYERIVKGNNFLTTGLPESFHVLVKELQGLCLDMELLE
- the rpoC gene encoding DNA-directed RNA polymerase subunit beta', giving the protein MEELFNFFQKPKGPVSFNKVQISIASPEKIMDWSHGEVKKPETINYRTFKPERDGLFCAKIFGPVKDFECNCGKYKRMKHRGVVCEKCGVEVIQSKVRRERLGHIKLAAPVAHIWFLKSLPSKIGAVLDLTLKQLEKVLYFEQYAVIHSDTDAVPTGTLLTEEQYRQMREEHPGQFEVGIGAEAIHELLAAQDLVELSKTLREEMATTNSKTKRLKYGKRLYVIEAFRDSGNRPEWMVLKVIPVLPPDLRPLVPLEGGRFATSDLNDLYRRVINRNNRLKRLLELDAPDIIIRNEKRMLQEAVDVLFDNGRRGRVITGANKRPLKSLSDMLKGKQGRFRQNLLGKRVDYSGRSVIVVGPHLRLHQCGIPKKMALELFKPFIYNKLENQGLVTTIKSARKMVEKGAKEVWDVLDEVVTERSVILNRAPTLHRLGMQAFEAVLIEGKAIQLHPLVCAAFNADFDGDQMAVHVPLSVEAQVEARVLMMSTNNILSPANGEPIIIPSQDIVLGLYYMTRERINAKGEGKIFSSPAEAKIAYDYDAVHLQAIIKVRLDGVLVETTMGRILLGYLLPDAVPFSEVNKVMSKKALARLIDFTYRHAGTKDTVILADRLKDIGYEYATRAGISICIADMQIPESKKTLVEKAEKGVIDVSQQYSDGLITSGEKYNKVVDIWSKVTEDVANEMMDGIKVDTFKDKDNNDVVAPSFNSIYLMADSGARGSRDQIRQLAGMRGLMAKPSGAIIETPIKACFREGLGVLEYFISTHGARKGLADTALKTANSGYLTRRLVDVAQDSTIVMADCETLDGIVAEPLLDGGEIIVPLGDRILGRVAQEDVVDPFDEEKIIVEAGKEITESLVKEIDKAGIDKVRIRSVLTCRARRGVCAQCYGRDLGRGHMVNRGEAVGIIAAQSIGEPGTQLTMRTFHIGGTASRSVEQAEIKSQRTGKIAFNNLHSVENSEGIKIVMNRNAEIAVLDEQGRERERHKVNYGAQILVKEGAEVEPATILAEWDAYTIPIVSEVGGIIKFGDIIEGSTMQEKVDSVTGKSSKVIVPTPSGLALSPRISIKGEKGNKTIKLPDSESFARYSLPVGSIISLEEGDNITAGTVIGRIPRESSKTKDITGGLPRVAELFEVRKPKEPAIITEIDGRISFGKELKGKLRVVVTPEYGEPQEYLVPKVKHIIVHEGDYVQAGEPLMEGTIVPNDILKVLGVKELAKFLVNEVQEVYRLQGVKINDKHIEVIVRQMLRRVQITHAGDSKFMIGEQVVWWDFEDERDRLFAEGKQPGMAEPLLLGVTKASLSTESFISAASFQETTKVLTNAAMQGKIDELVGLKENVIMGRLISAGTGLGKSF